In the Streptomyces spororaveus genome, CACACCCGCCGGCTGGTTCACCTTGCCCTCCCGCGCCAACGCCTGTTCGGCGTCGGAGGCGTACGGGATGGCCGCCGCCCGGAAGGCGGCCTTGCCCTCGCGGACGGCCCGCAGCAGCAGCGCCGCCTTCGCCGGGTCCGGCTCCGGGCCGGTCGTGGCCTGGATCGCGTTGCCCAGGTTCCCCAGCAGCTTGGCGTACTTCCAGCGCATCACGTCACCCACCGCCGGCGCCCCGAAGCCCGCCTTGCCCAGGTCCGCGGCCACGGCCCGGGCCAGGTCGTCGGTGCCGCCCGCCGCCCGTCCCACGTGCAGGACACCGGTCAGCGGCGCGCACAGCGCCGAGACCACGCCCGGCTCCAGGAAGGTCGCGGGCAGCCATACGCACACCCCGTACACGCGCGCGAAGCGCCGTAGGGCCAGCCGCTCGCTCTCCACGCCGTTCTGCGCGCACAGCACCGGCAGCCGCTGCGCGGCCGTACCGCCGCCCGCGACCTCCGCGTCGCCCCACGCGTCGAGCGCGGCGACGGCGTCCTGGGTCTTCACGGTCAGCAACAGCACGTCGTCGGGGCGCAGTTCACCCAGTTCGCCAGGCCCGGTGACGACCGGCAGCCGGTGCACCCGGGTCCCGTCGGCCGTCGTGAGCCGCAGCCCCTCGGCCCGCAGGGCCTGCGCGTGCGCGCCGCGGGCGACGAGTACGACCTCGCCGCCCGCCTCCGCGAGCCGTCCGCCGATGGTGGCGCCGACCGCGCCCGCGCCGATGATGATGTAACGCATGCCACGAGCCTGGCACATCCGGGCCCCCGTGTTACCGCCGGGGCATGAGGAACCGCCGCGGCGGCACTCAGGGCAGGCCCCGCGGCGCACGGCCCGGCACGAGGAGGCCGGCCCCGGGCCGGGCGGCCCGCCCCGGGTCAGGCCGCGGTCAGCTCCACGAGCTTGGCCACGGTGTTCCAGTTGCGGGTGGTCACGTCGATGCCCTTGACGACGGCGGGCCTGGCGAGGGCCTCGGCGAGCTTGGAGCGGCCCAGGCCCTCGGGGACGTGGAGGTACAGGACGCGCTCGCCGATCCGGTACTCCTCGGGGAGGTACGCCGCCCCGTCGAGCGCGGCGAAGCGCTCCGGGCCGGGCTGTTCGGAGCAGAAGGTGACGTGCAGCTGCTTTCCCTCCAGCTCCGCAGCCGGGAAGGGACAGGCCTCGGCCACGGCGCGCAGGTACGCGCCGTCCAGCGCCAGGCATGCCACGCGGAAACCGAAGTGGGCCTCGATCGCCGCCTCCAGCTCCCGGGCGAGGACCGCCGGGTCCTGCTGAGCGCTGGTGAAGACGGCGTTGCCGCTCTGCAGGTACGTCTGCACATCTCCGTGGCCGAGTCCTTCCAGCAGCGAACGCAGCTCCGCCATCGGGACCTTCTTGTTCCCGCCGACATTGATCCCGCGCAGCAGGGCCGCGTACTTCCTGGTCGGCATCGCCTTCTTCGTCATGGGCGCACCCTAGAGCCCGCCTACGACAATTCGGCCTCGATGAGGTCGGCCGCCCGACGGGTGCCGCCCTCGGTCGCCATCTGCGCGCGGACGGCCTGGGCGCGGGCGGCGACCTCGGGGTCGGCGACCAGTCGGAGGACCGCCTCGCGCAGGGTCGCGGCGTCGGCCTCCGCCATCGGGACGTGCCGGGCCACGCCGAGCGAGACGAGCATGTCGGCGTTGCCGAACTGGTCGACGGCCTGCGGGACGGCGACCATCGGGGTGGCGGTGGCGAGTCCCTCCTGGCTGCCTCCGGCGCCCGCGTGGGTGATGAACGCGTCGGCCCGGCGCAGGATGTCCAGCTGGGGAACCCAGCGGTGGACCTCCACGTTGGCGGGGACCGGGCCCAGGTCGGCCT is a window encoding:
- a CDS encoding ketopantoate reductase family protein — protein: MRYIIIGAGAVGATIGGRLAEAGGEVVLVARGAHAQALRAEGLRLTTADGTRVHRLPVVTGPGELGELRPDDVLLLTVKTQDAVAALDAWGDAEVAGGGTAAQRLPVLCAQNGVESERLALRRFARVYGVCVWLPATFLEPGVVSALCAPLTGVLHVGRAAGGTDDLARAVAADLGKAGFGAPAVGDVMRWKYAKLLGNLGNAIQATTGPEPDPAKAALLLRAVREGKAAFRAAAIPYASDAEQALAREGKVNQPAGVRGGSSWQSLARGTGSVEADYLNGEISLLGRLHGVPTPVNDVLRHAANIFAREGLPPGAMSVADLTALADEATARL
- a CDS encoding DUF1697 domain-containing protein — translated: MTKKAMPTRKYAALLRGINVGGNKKVPMAELRSLLEGLGHGDVQTYLQSGNAVFTSAQQDPAVLARELEAAIEAHFGFRVACLALDGAYLRAVAEACPFPAAELEGKQLHVTFCSEQPGPERFAALDGAAYLPEEYRIGERVLYLHVPEGLGRSKLAEALARPAVVKGIDVTTRNWNTVAKLVELTAA